Proteins from a genomic interval of Plasmodium reichenowi strain SY57 chromosome 13, whole genome shotgun sequence:
- a CDS encoding U2 small nuclear ribonucleoprotein A', putative, producing MRITIDMINEAEQSRNPVLENTISLRGNKISVIENLSITKDYFECIDLSDNEIIKLNNIPYLKKLKTLILCNNKIARIDADIFDNLPNLNSLVLTNNKLEKLSDLKSLFKAKNLIRLSLLENSVCKLEHYREYLIYNIPSLRYLDFEKIKTKDRELANSTMENFNENDDENEESS from the exons ATGAGGATAACAATTGATATGATAAATGAAGCAGAACAATCAAGAAATCCAGTTCTTGAAAATACTATCTCTTTAAGAG GTAATAAAATTAGTGTTATTGAAAACTTAAGTATAACAAAAGATTATTTTGAATGTATAGACTTAAGtgataatgaaataatcaaattaaataatattccatatttaaagaaattaaaaacattaatattatgCAACAATAAAATAGCCAGAATTGATGCGGACATATTCGACAATTTACCAAATTTAAATTCATTAGTTCTTACCAATAATAAG cTAGAAAAATTAAGTGATCTTAAATCACTTTTTAAAGCCAAGAATTTAATAAGGTTGAGCTTATTGGAAAATTCAGTGTGcaa GTTAGAACATTATAGagaatatttaatatataatataccCTCATTAAGATATTTAGATTTTGAAAAGATAAAAACAAAGGACAGAGAATTAGCAAATTCTACAATGGAAaattttaatgaaaatgatgatg aGAATGAAGAATCCAGTTAA
- a CDS encoding hypothetical protein (conserved Plasmodium protein, unknown function) translates to MEDIEFHFIKNEIIKIGDKLIDSEDIFELCKKISKSKTKQCIDTILECIFYMPVKIGIYATILGIITKNNEKLKLDVVLKLNHNIEVFIKDKPLQCLLWFRCIISLSCCHIYDFKYCLDLFNKLYELCVELYKEKKYIKGDNILYMLLSNFFYISKNIYDENKEVLDNLLNNSFDLIEKRQECIDNIDIDNNDITTIEYIYIYINSIIHSDNFNDRLYYLKNALNKYLENNLKSVATHRFYQKEIFQEIFLKKNSELDDHVWNIESITTNILERNKLSDQNNEDNHDSSNNNNNNNNNDEDTSGGNLKTNLISLPSIIEKCININHFVNYECVEYISSLQIDFRKKKKKAYKNMHDIWLIQEHVLHILELYKDSVEFSSKVLGIYVQLQSKLYNNILIECIVNKLLCSFNEKNYYFYISLINRLLLINKNLGTVIIRCIKYILRKIGTLDNESFYLFMELCLCMLTFFSYEHKLLKSKENFFKRKYNDKNKILKVQGENMQNNVEEITGGVNESEGLKNKKGKKRTRDEIEDNDNNDNNDDNDDNNNDDNNDDNNNNDDNNNNDDNNNDDNNNDDNNNDDELNEGYEKQFPFNRNNKKNVVILKKNEQTLNELKMLDSKIPFCIEADVKYNSDEYSDDEYLCEDNNNDNNNNNDKDDYTFEESEIDLDDNNNDNNDCMFDYETFNEELEKLDLCENLKQFTKLMYCVIKKKHCRKWSRNFYFKSCSLVYKNELENLIPRCIINYCNNFKCVIDTKHDEFHEYLIFNSMIKYTYDEINNIQDRSLLLKKNENHTKDDAIKKFNDSMNILIQGFMNFLNGKCFLNNVPLFFANLSQNIMNIISNISNNHLDGNMFNSYVFENDFLKDSISWNSYDLFILFFKSLILFDSSNVSSLKQAFKNHSIILLNYKNAQNFSSDDDKRVFEMDLINIVYSHFNNSVLLNILISLLIENLIVDEFSVMHFIFEKLDDANLDEYYVVRLLYEGINNLIILKEANDIEKNKLKRKQTRNENEEQINELENKKNELLQKIFHLCNKSIFMLCDKMMKLKKSNNSYMSKELLKESLVFLRTYLSYIDVDQFLQLCHENNFESELLELATIFKYASLKSKNKEN, encoded by the exons ATGGAGGATATCgaatttcattttattaagaatgaaataataaaaataggAGATAAATTAATAGATAGTGAAGatatttttgaattatGTAAGAAGATAAGTAAGAGTAAAACAAAACAGTGCATTGATACGATACTAgaatgtatattttatatgcCTGTAAAGATAGGTATATATGCTACAATATTAGGTATAATTACCAagaataatgaaaaattaaaattagatgttgttttaaaattaaatcaTAATATTGAAGTATTTATTAAGGATAAACCGTTACAATGTTTATTATGGTTTCGTTGTATAATATCTTTAAGTTGTTgtcatatatatgattttaaatattgtttagatttatttaataaattatatgaattatgtgtagaattatataaagagaagaaatatattaagggtgataatattttatatatgcttttaagtaattttttttatatatctaaaaatatatatgatgaaaataagGAAGTATTggataatttattaaataatagtTTTGATTTGATTGAAAAAAGACAAGAATGTATTGATAATATTGACatagataataatgatataacaactattgaatatatttatatttatattaatagtaTAATACATAGTGATAATTTTAATGATAggttatattatttaaaaaatgctttaaataaatatttagaAAACAATTTGAAAAGTGTGGCAACACATCGATTTTATCAAAAGGAGATATTCcaagaaatatttttaaaaaaaaatagtgAGTTAGATGATCACGTATGGAATATAGAAAGTATTACTACGAATATATTAGAGAGGAATAAATTAAGTGatcaaaataatgaagataacCATGatagtagtaataataataataataataataataatgatgaagaCACATCTGGGGGTAATTTAAAAACCAATCTAATAAGTTTACCCTCGATAATtgaaaaatgtattaatattaatcaTTTTGTAAATTATGAATGTGTTGAATATATTAGTAGTTTGCAAATTGattttagaaaaaaaaaaaaaaaagcatataaaaatatgcaTGATATATGGTTAATACAAGAACATGTATTACATATCTTGGAATTGTATAAAGATAGTGTTGAATTCAGTTCGAAAGTATTAGGGATATATGTGCAGCTACAAagtaaattatataataatatattaatagaaTGTATTGTGAATAAATTATTGTGTTCCTTTAACgaaaagaattattatttttatatatcctTAATTAATAggttattattaataaataaaaatttagGAACTGTTATTATTAGATGTATTAAGTACATTTTAAGGAAAATAGGAACATTAGATAACGAgtcattttatttattcatgGAATTATGTTTATGCATgttaacatttttttcatatgaGCATAAATTATTGAAAAGTAAGGAAAATTTctttaaaagaaaatataatgacAAGAATAAAATTTTGAAAGTACAAGGGGAGAACATGCAAAATAATGTGGAGGAAATAACAGGAGGTGTAAATGAATCGGAGGGACTGAAGAacaaaaaaggaaaaaagaGAACTCGTGATGAGATTGaagataatgataataatgataataatgatgacaatgatgataataataatgatgataataatgatgataataataataatgatgataataataataatgatgataataataatgatgataataataatgatgataataataatgatgatgaatTAAATGAAGGTTATGAAAAACAATTTCCATTTAATAgaaacaataaaaaaaatgttgttatattaaaaaagaatgaaCAAACCttaaatgaattaaaaatgttaGATAGTAAAATTCCATTTTGTATAGAAGCTgatgtaaaatataattctGATGAATATAGTGATGATGAATATTTGTgtgaagataataataatgataataataataataatgataaagatGATTACACGTTTGAAGAAAGTGAGATTGACCTTGatgacaataataatgataataatgattgTATGTTTGATTATGAAACATTTAATGAGGAATTAGAAAAATTAGATTTATGTGAGAATTTAAAGCAATTTACAAAATTAATGTATTGTGTTATAAAGAAGAAACATTGTAGAAAATGGAGTCgtaatttttattttaaatcTTGTTCGTTagtttataaaaatgagTTAGAGAATTTGATTCCAAGATGcattattaattattgtaataatttCAAATGTGTTATTGATACTAAACATGATGAATTTCatgaatatttaatatttaatagtatgataaaatatacatatgatgaaataaataatatacaagATAGATCTTTactattaaaaaaaaatgagaaTCATACAAAAGATGATgcaattaaaaaatttaatgattcaatgaatatattaattcaAGGTTTTATGAACTTTTTAAATGGTAAATgctttttaaataatgttcctttattttttgcTAACTTAtcacaaaatataatgaatataataagtaATATTTCGAATAATCATTTAGATGGAAATATGTTTAATAGTTATGTATTTGAAAatgattttttaaaagattcTATTTCTTGGAATAGttatgatttatttattcttttttttaaatcgCTTATACTGTTTGATTCATCCAATGTTTCTTCTTTAAAACAAGCATTCAAAAACCATTCCATTATACTCCTTAATTACAAAAATGCTCAAAATTTTTCGTCAGATGATGATAAGAGGGTATTTGAAATGGACCTTATTAATATTGTATATTCTCACTTTAACAACTCTGTTCtcttaaatattttaataagtTTGTTAATAGAAAACTTAATTGTGGACGAATTTTCTGTAATgcattttatttttgaaaaattgGATGATGCTAATTTGG aCGAATATTATGTTGTGAGATTGCTATACGAAGGAATTAATAATCtgattatattaaaagaagcTAACgatattgaaaaaaataaattgaAAAGGAAACAAACTCgaaatgaaaatgaagaacaaataaatgaattagagaataaaaaaaatgaattgcttcagaaaatatttcatttatgtaataaatctatttttatgttatgtgataaaatgatgaaattaaaaaaatcgaataatagttatatgagtaaagaattattaaaagaatcTTTAGTATTTTTAAGGACTTATCTTTCATATATTGATGTCGACCAATTCTTACAATTGTGtcatgaaaataattttgaatCTGAGTTATTAGAACTTGCTACTATATTTAAGTATGCAAGtttaaaaagtaaaaataaggaaaaCTGA
- a CDS encoding hypothetical protein (conserved Plasmodium protein, unknown function), with product MKIILKITLLFSVLNNLSICFRIYGGNNKGNLFLHSNKRNNILNRNKYNTNKKCKSILYNKDIESSDISSEEKEALIREQIKKEKEEYEKIKQENKDFINNNFEYISNNIPINVEKRYAYEKFKYSHELLTYIFFVINLFKHEQFKNKLYKEYLQKEALKENKNVISSHKNDKELDMSVLNNTENNMAHIQKERNHNLISNFIHRFGDKFKFFNTPEKIQREDLANMFKMEQEDKENFFKKIKIKNEKTNEYYFVIYYCNWKYECMALYNAFHNILNNNYNNINFYEILHKQDEEKQESELDDDEQELGSNKKGKKKKGDENDQQEEDTDENDLTKTDIEQIKQMYIKDLQSNKIMDMESLLNEEYNTNDEDNSERNDKEKGETKGINKEGTTPTDNTTEETETKTKTFQEIMEEEKKKLDEEFFLHGYSKYEDEEQIKKEEQLIKESKRIIKEEKLNKTRLNSKKDFDNILNDFYISMENYKRYYNYSNNDDHNDTINEDTNKDTQIQDQRKRKLTKNYDNHIHVADINISNANQDINNKNVDHHENNKTKVNINVIFVRISNSTVIGKTKNIKKKIKKKWIYSHDKEIKFYELILSLMLNENIYYKNIPHMDIFSLSYNKQNLFEFFNSIQTNLKHSFIHKNNVYDIYNHIHNGPLDIYNFNIYDKSTYGNKVHNDDMNVQNDDINLQNDDMNIHNDDMNIHNDDVVMEELDINDEIDDMENYGVIYDKLVDDTNENDINNNQEYMYNNNMDNTIDTTPINTKNHNKKKKSKYETLFKQKYINVLVNNIRNKISIEKITSISNVDNYSNYTVETFKHISLNNVFKKNSTHEHFKIDTNYVYYLNHKIPKDIFPFILQLSLAFKYEHTHILINAPKKVEFIYSNV from the coding sequence atgaaaataatattaaaaattacTTTGCTCTTTTCCGTATTAAACAATTTGAGTATATGTTTTAGAATATATGGTGGGAATAATAAAGggaatttatttttacattcgaataaaaggaataatatattaaatagaaataaatataacacaaataaaaaatgtaaaagtatattatataataaggaTATAGAAAGTAGTGATATTAGTAgtgaagaaaaagaagCATTAATAAGagaacaaataaaaaaagaaaaggaagaatatgaaaagattaaacaagaaaataaagattttattaataataactttgaatatataagtaataatatacctataaatgtagaaaaaagatatgcttatgaaaaatttaaatatagTCACGAATTACTTACGTACATATTCTTTgtaattaatttatttaaacatgaacaatttaaaaataaactatataaagaatatcTTCAAAAGGAGGCgttaaaagaaaataaaaacgTCATTTCGTcacataaaaatgataaagaaCTTGATATGTCAgttttaaataatacagAAAATAACATGGCACACAtacaaaaagaaagaaaCCATAACCTCATATCCAACTTTATACACCGATTTGGAGATAAATTCAAATTCTTTAATACGCCTGAGAAAATACAAAGAGAAGATTTAGCaaatatgtttaaaatGGAACAAGAGGATAAAGAAAActtctttaaaaaaattaaaataaaaaacgaaaaaacaaatgaatattattttgttatatattattgtaattGGAAATATGAGTGTATGGCTTTATATAATGCCTTccataatattttaaacaataattataataatataaacttCTATGAAATCTTGCATAAGCAAgatgaagaaaaacaaGAAAGTGAACTGGACGATGACGAACAAGAATTAGgttcaaataaaaaaggaaagaaaaaaaaaggagaTGAAAATGATCAACAAGAAGAAGATACTGATGAAAATGATTTAACGAAAACAGATATTGAACAAATTAAAcaaatgtatattaaagatttacaaagtaataaaattatgGATATGGAAAGTTTACTGaatgaagaatataatacaaatgatgaagataatTCTGAACGaaatgataaagaaaaaggtGAAACCAAAGGAATTAATAAAGAAGGAACGACACCTACAGATAATACTACAGAAGAAACagaaacaaaaacaaaaaccTTTCAAGAAATTATggaagaagaaaaaaaaaaattagatgAAGAATTTTTCTTACATGGATATTCCAAATATGAAGATGAAgaacaaattaaaaaagaagaacaacttataaaagaaagtaaaagaattatcaaagaagaaaaattaaataaaactCGATTAAATAGTAAAAAGGATTTTGATAATATACTTAATGATTTCTATATTTCTATGGAGAATTATAAAcgttattataattattcaaaCAATGATGATCATAATGATACAATAAATGAAGATACAAATAAAGATACACAAATACAAGATCaaagaaaaaggaaattaacaaaaaattatgataatcATATACATGTTGCtgatattaatatatcaaatgCTAATCAAGatataaacaataaaaatgttgATCATCAtgagaataataaaaccaaagtaaatataaatgttatCTTTGTTCGCATAAGTAATAGCACAGTTATTGGAAAAactaaaaatataaaaaagaaaattaagaaaaaatggaTCTATTCACATgataaagaaattaaattttatgaatTAATTTTATCTCTTATgttaaatgaaaatatctattataaaaatattccaCATATggatattttttcattatcatataataaacaaaatttatttgaatTCTTTAACTCTATACAAACCAATTTAAAACATAgttttattcataaaaataatgtttatgatatatataatcatatacACAATGGTCCtttagatatatataattttaatatatatgataaaagCACATATGGGAATAAAGTAcataatgatgatatgaATGTACAAAATGATGACATAAATTTacaaaatgatgatatgaACATACACAATGATGATATGAACATACACAATGATGATGTAGTTATGGAAGAATTAgatataaatgatgaaatCGATGATATGGAAAATTATGGAgttatatatgataaacTAGTAGATGatacaaatgaaaatgatataaataataatcaagaatatatgtacaataataatatggataataCAATAGATACAACCCCaattaatacaaaaaatcataataagaaaaaaaaaagcaaatatgaaacattatttaaacaaaaatatatcaatgttcttgttaataatattagaaataaaatatcaattgaaaaaattacCTCCATATCAAATGTAGATAATTATTCAAACTATACAGTTGAAACATTTAAAcatatttctttaaataatgtttttaaaaaaaattctaCTCATGAACACTTTAAAATTGATACAAATTATGTATACTATTTAAATCATAAAATACCAAAAGATATCTTTCCATTTATACTTCAGTTGTCATTAGCCTTTAAATATGAACACACACATATACTAATAAATGCCCCCAAAAAGGtagaatttatatatagtaatGTATGA